The following proteins are co-located in the Toxotes jaculatrix isolate fToxJac2 chromosome 9, fToxJac2.pri, whole genome shotgun sequence genome:
- the zgc:113149 gene encoding uncharacterized serine-rich protein C215.13 isoform X2 — protein sequence MSTSWRDDDEELRVGGVRGGLRAKPRFSFTEVKLLLEAVKRNRYIILRKFNQGVSAETKKQTWAEITNQINGLGENHREVRQIMKKWADLKCDGKRRIAALRGPNGSNLRKKNLGPVERMVHKILMMSPRGDGDSDLDFGEDEDFSKLYTKGLPSNPPPYSYLSLTDSSHSLPGGAPVDLSPLSSPEKELGERTMDFDENEDSLFSSHPSSLPPPSSTSLDPLPDDALLRVKPVFTYSRNSSQNHSHIQNHNYSRPTPGPSSSSTSSVFPSVSDSDAALSCAAPPLMQPPTSSSMTASSSTSVAASDSTSHLAPSSSSIPLLPAPSPTSSAAVSSSSSGASATTAPSSSVASSQPPPSSSVLSSNHPPTSGSNSSDPLPAGASSRRSQDHVAQVASQSLQQQRASRMLLTSVSQSLEMLAQSVQLLVESQQEFVQESLLLQRETVDILRDFSNTALTMLRDKANSGHLATHHHPAPHF from the exons ATGTCGACCTCATggcgtgatgatgatgaagagttGAGGGTAGGAGGAGTAAGAGGAGGGTTGAGAGCCAAACCAAGGTTCTCCTTCACGGAggtcaaactgctgctggaggcAGTGAAGAGGAACAGATACATCATCCTCA GGAAGTTTAACCAAGGTGTGTCAGCTGAAACCAAGAAACAGACCTGGGCTGAAATCACCAATCAGATCAACGGCCTGGGAGAGAATCACAGAGAG GTGCGTCAGATCATGAAGAAGTGGGCGGACCTCAAATGTGATGGAAAGAGACGCATCGCGGCCCTGCGGGGCCCCAATGGCAGCAACCTGAGGAAGAAGAACCTGGGCCCTGTGGAGAGGATGGTCCATAAGATTCTAATGATGAGTCCTAGAGGAG ATGGTGACAGTGATCTGGACTTTGGTGAAGATGAAGATTTCTCAAAGCTTTACACGAAAGGCCTGCCCTCCAACCCTCCGCCGTACTCCTACCTCAGCTTGACAGACAGCTCCCACTCGTTACCTGGAGGAGCCCCCGTagacctctctcctctctcctcaccagAGAAGGAACTTGGTG AACGAACCATGGACTTTGACGAAAACGAGGACTCCCTGTTCTCCTCCCAcccttcctctcttcccccgccctcctccacctcgcTGGACCCCCTGCCTGATGACGCCCTGCTGAGGGTCAAGCCAGTCTTCACCTACTCCCGAAACAGCAGTCAGAACCACAGCCACATCCAGAACCACAACTACTCCAGACCAACACCTGGACCCTCTtcgtcctccacctcctctgttttcccttcGGTATCAGATTCAGACGCCGCCTTGTCCTGTGCTGCGCCTCCTTTGATGCAGCCCCCCACAAGCTCAAGTATGACAGCCTCCTCCTCTACATCTGTTGCAGCCAGTGACTCTACCTCTCACCTTGCACCCTCCTCGTCGTCCATCCCGCTACTTCCTGCTCCTTCTCCCACTTCCTCAGCTGCtgtatcctcctcctcctctggtgcTTCTGCAACCACCGCTCCATCGTCTTCTGTGGCCAGCTCCCAAccgcctccctcctcctcagtcctCTCATCCAATCATCCCCCCACCTCGGGCTCAAACTCGTCTGACCCTCTCCCGGCTGGAGCGTCCTCCCGCAGGTCCCAGGACCACGTGGCCCAGGTGGCCTCTCAGAGCCTCCAGCAGCAGCGGGCCAGCAGGATGCTCCTGACCTCAGTGTCTCAGTCTCTGGAGATGCTGGCTCAGTCTGTCCAGCTGCTGGTGGAGAGCCAGCAGGAGTTTGTGCAggagtctctgctgctgcagagggagaCGGTGGACATCCTGAGGGACTTCTCCAACACTGCGCTGACTATGCTGAGGGACAAAGCCAACAGTGGACATCTGGCGACGCATCATCATCCCGCTCCACACTTCTGA
- the zgc:113149 gene encoding uncharacterized serine-rich protein C215.13 isoform X1, translated as MSTSWRDDDEELRVGGVRGGLRAKPRFSFTEVKLLLEAVKRNRYIILRKFNQGVSAETKKQTWAEITNQINGLGENHREVRQIMKKWADLKCDGKRRIAALRGPNGSNLRKKNLGPVERMVHKILMMSPRGDGDSDLDFGEDEDFSKLYTKGLPSNPPPYSYLSLTDSSHSLPGGAPVDLSPLSSPEKELGGDPFHSSSDFDLDLGDDGERTMDFDENEDSLFSSHPSSLPPPSSTSLDPLPDDALLRVKPVFTYSRNSSQNHSHIQNHNYSRPTPGPSSSSTSSVFPSVSDSDAALSCAAPPLMQPPTSSSMTASSSTSVAASDSTSHLAPSSSSIPLLPAPSPTSSAAVSSSSSGASATTAPSSSVASSQPPPSSSVLSSNHPPTSGSNSSDPLPAGASSRRSQDHVAQVASQSLQQQRASRMLLTSVSQSLEMLAQSVQLLVESQQEFVQESLLLQRETVDILRDFSNTALTMLRDKANSGHLATHHHPAPHF; from the exons ATGTCGACCTCATggcgtgatgatgatgaagagttGAGGGTAGGAGGAGTAAGAGGAGGGTTGAGAGCCAAACCAAGGTTCTCCTTCACGGAggtcaaactgctgctggaggcAGTGAAGAGGAACAGATACATCATCCTCA GGAAGTTTAACCAAGGTGTGTCAGCTGAAACCAAGAAACAGACCTGGGCTGAAATCACCAATCAGATCAACGGCCTGGGAGAGAATCACAGAGAG GTGCGTCAGATCATGAAGAAGTGGGCGGACCTCAAATGTGATGGAAAGAGACGCATCGCGGCCCTGCGGGGCCCCAATGGCAGCAACCTGAGGAAGAAGAACCTGGGCCCTGTGGAGAGGATGGTCCATAAGATTCTAATGATGAGTCCTAGAGGAG ATGGTGACAGTGATCTGGACTTTGGTGAAGATGAAGATTTCTCAAAGCTTTACACGAAAGGCCTGCCCTCCAACCCTCCGCCGTACTCCTACCTCAGCTTGACAGACAGCTCCCACTCGTTACCTGGAGGAGCCCCCGTagacctctctcctctctcctcaccagAGAAGGAACTTGGTG GAGATCCTTTCCATTCCTCCTCTGACTTTGATTTAGACCTGGGTGATGATGGAG AACGAACCATGGACTTTGACGAAAACGAGGACTCCCTGTTCTCCTCCCAcccttcctctcttcccccgccctcctccacctcgcTGGACCCCCTGCCTGATGACGCCCTGCTGAGGGTCAAGCCAGTCTTCACCTACTCCCGAAACAGCAGTCAGAACCACAGCCACATCCAGAACCACAACTACTCCAGACCAACACCTGGACCCTCTtcgtcctccacctcctctgttttcccttcGGTATCAGATTCAGACGCCGCCTTGTCCTGTGCTGCGCCTCCTTTGATGCAGCCCCCCACAAGCTCAAGTATGACAGCCTCCTCCTCTACATCTGTTGCAGCCAGTGACTCTACCTCTCACCTTGCACCCTCCTCGTCGTCCATCCCGCTACTTCCTGCTCCTTCTCCCACTTCCTCAGCTGCtgtatcctcctcctcctctggtgcTTCTGCAACCACCGCTCCATCGTCTTCTGTGGCCAGCTCCCAAccgcctccctcctcctcagtcctCTCATCCAATCATCCCCCCACCTCGGGCTCAAACTCGTCTGACCCTCTCCCGGCTGGAGCGTCCTCCCGCAGGTCCCAGGACCACGTGGCCCAGGTGGCCTCTCAGAGCCTCCAGCAGCAGCGGGCCAGCAGGATGCTCCTGACCTCAGTGTCTCAGTCTCTGGAGATGCTGGCTCAGTCTGTCCAGCTGCTGGTGGAGAGCCAGCAGGAGTTTGTGCAggagtctctgctgctgcagagggagaCGGTGGACATCCTGAGGGACTTCTCCAACACTGCGCTGACTATGCTGAGGGACAAAGCCAACAGTGGACATCTGGCGACGCATCATCATCCCGCTCCACACTTCTGA